From Leptolyngbya sp. CCY15150, a single genomic window includes:
- a CDS encoding ABC transporter substrate-binding protein, translating into MPGRVKHLWVQWFGIQRLGMQRLIPRFGKPANVQPHPEQPWRRWSMQRLARVAIALVLTLGAIGFSGCSLDTFKVESAQVPRLIIAAGTDPKSFNYALNQSFPNVFSFIYDGLVGQNPITSEIYPALAESWDVSDDNLQITFTLKDDLQWSDGEPLTAEDVVFSFNEVYLNPEIPVPIRDAFRIGQAGTFPQVEQVGDRQIQFTITEPFAPFLEYVGGTPILPAHALSAAVETKDEDGQPLFLSTWGTDTDPRRVIGNGPYRMVSYSPSQRLVFERNPYYWQTDDQGQPQPYIEQFIWQIVESPDTSLIQFRSGGVDMLDISPQTFMLLKREEERGNFTIYEGGPDSSTFFVCFNLNQASRQDGTRVVDPIKAAWFNDVQFRQAIAHGINRPKMLNNVFLGLGETLNSPIPVASPFYLSPEEGLPVYDYDPERSRQLLQEAGFTYNAEDQLLDGSGNRVRFRMITNTGGRIATVIGPQIGEDLAAIGIQVDFQALEFNTMLERLRNTLDWDSYIGGITGALEPHGASTIWSLDGSLHTFNRQPQPGQEPLVDQTFSDWERAIADLFVQGGRELDLERRKEIYGQAQVIIQENLPFIYLINPYGLGAVRNTIEGVDYSAIPNWRSLWNINELRLLDTSEIVAQERS; encoded by the coding sequence ATGCCTGGCAGAGTAAAGCATCTTTGGGTTCAATGGTTTGGAATACAGCGGCTTGGAATGCAGCGCCTGATCCCACGTTTTGGTAAACCCGCCAACGTCCAGCCCCACCCGGAACAACCGTGGCGACGATGGAGTATGCAGCGGCTGGCCCGGGTGGCGATCGCCCTAGTATTAACCCTAGGAGCGATCGGCTTCAGCGGCTGTAGTCTAGACACGTTCAAGGTGGAGTCGGCCCAGGTGCCGCGCTTGATTATTGCCGCAGGCACCGATCCCAAAAGCTTTAACTATGCCCTCAACCAATCCTTCCCCAACGTGTTTTCGTTTATCTATGACGGATTGGTTGGGCAAAATCCCATTACCAGCGAGATCTATCCAGCCCTAGCCGAATCTTGGGACGTATCTGACGATAATTTGCAGATTACCTTTACCCTCAAAGACGATCTTCAGTGGTCAGACGGCGAACCGCTCACCGCTGAAGATGTGGTGTTTAGCTTCAATGAGGTGTATCTAAACCCTGAGATTCCCGTCCCCATCCGCGATGCCTTCCGCATTGGGCAAGCCGGAACTTTTCCCCAGGTGGAACAGGTGGGCGATCGCCAAATTCAGTTCACCATTACCGAACCCTTTGCCCCGTTCTTGGAGTATGTAGGCGGCACCCCTATCCTTCCAGCCCATGCCCTGAGCGCCGCCGTGGAAACCAAAGACGAAGACGGTCAACCGCTCTTCCTATCCACTTGGGGCACCGACACCGATCCTCGGCGCGTGATTGGCAATGGCCCCTACCGCATGGTTAGCTACTCCCCCAGTCAGCGCTTGGTCTTTGAGCGCAATCCCTACTACTGGCAAACCGACGACCAAGGGCAACCCCAGCCCTATATCGAGCAATTTATTTGGCAGATCGTGGAATCGCCAGACACGTCGCTGATCCAGTTTCGCTCCGGCGGCGTGGATATGCTCGACATCTCACCACAAACCTTCATGCTGCTGAAGCGGGAAGAAGAGCGGGGCAATTTCACCATCTATGAAGGCGGGCCCGACAGCAGCACCTTTTTCGTCTGCTTCAACCTCAACCAAGCTAGCCGCCAAGATGGTACACGAGTGGTTGATCCCATCAAAGCAGCCTGGTTTAACGACGTGCAATTTCGCCAAGCGATCGCCCATGGGATCAATCGCCCCAAAATGCTCAACAATGTTTTCCTCGGTCTAGGAGAAACCCTCAATTCACCGATCCCAGTCGCCAGCCCCTTTTATCTATCCCCTGAGGAAGGGCTGCCAGTTTACGACTACGATCCAGAGCGATCGCGGCAGCTCCTACAAGAAGCCGGCTTTACCTACAATGCTGAGGATCAACTCCTCGACGGCAGCGGCAACCGGGTACGCTTCCGCATGATTACCAACACCGGTGGACGCATCGCCACGGTGATCGGGCCCCAGATTGGTGAAGACTTAGCAGCCATCGGCATTCAGGTAGACTTTCAGGCCTTGGAATTCAATACCATGCTGGAACGCCTGCGCAACACCCTCGACTGGGATTCCTACATTGGCGGCATCACGGGCGCACTGGAACCCCACGGCGCTTCCACCATTTGGTCGCTCGACGGCAGCCTGCACACCTTCAACCGCCAGCCCCAGCCCGGTCAGGAGCCCTTGGTGGATCAGACCTTTTCCGATTGGGAACGGGCGATCGCCGATCTGTTTGTCCAGGGAGGGCGAGAACTGGATCTAGAGCGCCGCAAAGAGATCTACGGTCAAGCTCAGGTGATCATTCAAGAAAACCTGCCCTTTATCTATCTGATCAATCCCTACGGACTAGGAGCCGTGCGCAATACCATCGAGGGCGTTGACTATTCTGCCATCCCCAACTGGCGATCGCTTTGGAATATTAACGAACTACGACTCCTCGACACGAGCGAAATCGTAGCCCAAGAGCGTTCCTAA
- the speA gene encoding biosynthetic arginine decarboxylase, with the protein MVTPSTESPKILDPNADSHPTPPGTTRWTIEDSEELYRIRGWGEPYFSINAAGHVTVSPKGDRGGSLDLYELVTALKQRNLSLPILIRFSDILEDRIERLSACFSKAIARYKYNGVYQGVFPVKCNQQRHLIEDLVRFGKPHQFGLEAGSKPELLIALATLDNDGSLLICNGYKDRDYVETAMLARRLGKTPLIVLEQADEVELVIAASRQLGIEPLLGVRAKLSTKGEGRWGISAGDRAKFGLTIPEILHTVNRLKAEGMLHCLQLLHYHIGSQISSIAVIKEAIREASQIYVELAKLGADMKYLDVGGGLGVDYDGSKTNFYASKNYNMQNYANDVVAEVKEACQERQVAMPTLISESGRAIASHQSVLVFDVLGSSDAATALPAAATADEHLIIRNLYETYQSIRPENYQEMYHDATQFKDEAISLFTFGYLSLSDRARAEQLYWSCCKKILVIVRQQDYVPDDLEALEQIMASIYYINLSVFQSAPDSWAIDQLFPIMPIHRLDEEPTQRGTLADLTCDSDGKIDHFIDLRDVKSVLELHPLQAGEPYFLGMFLGGAYQEIMGNLHNLFGDTNAVHIQLTPKGYRIEHVVKGDTMTEVLGYVQYDAEDLIESIRRQTEQSLNENRISLEESQLLLQHYERSLGQYTYLVS; encoded by the coding sequence ATGGTCACTCCGTCTACCGAATCGCCCAAGATTCTAGATCCTAATGCCGATTCTCATCCCACGCCGCCGGGAACGACCCGCTGGACCATTGAAGATAGCGAAGAACTGTATCGCATCCGAGGCTGGGGGGAACCCTATTTTTCCATCAACGCTGCTGGTCATGTCACCGTCTCTCCCAAGGGCGATCGCGGCGGATCGTTAGATCTCTACGAACTGGTAACCGCCCTCAAGCAACGGAATCTCTCCTTGCCGATTTTGATCCGGTTTTCCGACATTCTGGAAGACCGGATTGAACGGCTGAGTGCCTGCTTTAGTAAAGCGATCGCCCGCTATAAGTACAACGGCGTCTACCAAGGCGTCTTCCCGGTCAAATGCAACCAGCAGCGCCATTTGATTGAAGACTTGGTGCGCTTTGGCAAACCCCACCAGTTTGGGCTAGAGGCGGGCTCTAAGCCGGAGCTGTTGATTGCGCTGGCCACTCTAGATAACGACGGCTCGTTGCTGATTTGCAACGGCTATAAAGATCGAGACTATGTAGAAACGGCGATGCTGGCGCGGCGCTTGGGTAAAACGCCCTTGATTGTACTGGAGCAGGCCGATGAGGTGGAGTTGGTGATTGCCGCCAGTCGGCAGTTGGGCATTGAACCGCTGCTGGGCGTGCGGGCCAAGCTGAGCACCAAGGGTGAAGGTCGCTGGGGCATTTCGGCCGGCGATCGCGCCAAGTTTGGGCTCACCATTCCCGAAATTCTCCACACCGTCAACCGCCTCAAAGCAGAGGGCATGCTCCACTGTCTACAGCTTTTGCACTACCACATTGGCTCTCAGATTTCCTCCATCGCGGTGATCAAGGAAGCCATTCGGGAAGCCAGCCAAATTTATGTGGAATTGGCCAAGCTGGGAGCAGACATGAAGTATCTCGACGTTGGCGGTGGTTTGGGCGTGGATTACGACGGCTCTAAAACCAACTTCTACGCCTCCAAAAACTACAACATGCAGAACTATGCCAATGATGTAGTCGCTGAGGTCAAAGAAGCCTGCCAAGAACGACAGGTGGCCATGCCCACGCTGATTAGTGAAAGCGGCAGAGCGATCGCCTCCCATCAATCCGTCCTGGTCTTTGACGTCTTGGGCAGCAGTGATGCCGCCACCGCCCTCCCCGCTGCCGCCACCGCCGATGAACATCTGATTATCCGCAACCTTTACGAAACCTATCAGTCCATCCGTCCTGAGAACTATCAGGAGATGTACCACGATGCCACCCAGTTTAAAGACGAAGCCATCAGCCTGTTTACCTTTGGCTACCTAAGCTTGAGCGATCGCGCCCGCGCCGAGCAACTCTACTGGAGCTGCTGCAAGAAGATCCTAGTCATTGTCCGCCAGCAAGACTACGTGCCCGATGACCTAGAGGCGCTGGAACAGATCATGGCTTCGATCTACTACATCAACCTATCGGTGTTCCAGTCGGCTCCCGATAGCTGGGCGATCGATCAACTGTTTCCCATCATGCCCATCCATCGCCTGGATGAAGAACCTACCCAGCGGGGCACCCTCGCCGACCTCACCTGCGATAGTGATGGCAAAATTGACCATTTTATCGACCTACGAGATGTGAAGTCGGTGCTGGAACTGCATCCGCTGCAGGCTGGGGAACCTTACTTTCTGGGCATGTTCCTAGGCGGTGCCTACCAGGAAATTATGGGCAACCTGCACAACCTCTTTGGCGACACCAACGCCGTCCACATCCAGCTCACCCCCAAGGGGTACAGAATTGAGCATGTGGTGAAAGGCGATACGATGACCGAGGTGTTGGGCTATGTGCAATACGACGCAGAGGACTTAATCGAAAGTATTCGCCGACAAACCGAACAGTCCCTGAACGAAAACCGGATTAGCCTAGAAGAATCCCAGCTCTTGCTGCAACACTATGAGCGATCGCTGGGTCAGTATACCTACTTAGTGTCCTAG